From the genome of Podospora bellae-mahoneyi strain CBS 112042 chromosome 2, whole genome shotgun sequence:
CCCGACAATACTCCTCACAATGCCCGACACCTCTCGTCAAACTTTGCCACACGTCCATGATGTGATCATCATTGGTGCCGGGCCTTGTGGTCTAGCAGTAGCAGCACGACTCCGCGAAAAGGCTCCAGGTGCTATTTTCACAGACGAAGAGCACAGGAGACACCGGTTTTTGCATCGCTATGGACGATCCATGCCGCTGAAGCAAGTGAGAAACGGTCGGGTCACATGCTGCGGCCGCCCAACGGCAAGCGATACACAAGATCTCGATATCACGGTGCTCGATGCCACCCATGACGACTGGTGTGGCCGCTGGAACAAGCTGTTCAAGTGCTACGACATCGAACATCTCCGAAGTCCCATGTTCTGGCACGTTAGCCCAGTTGACCGCGATGCTCTCCTTGGGTACGCCTATTCGCAGAACCGAGAGAATGAGTTGCTCGAGATTCACCACTGTGTCGGAAAAGAAGTCAGCAAGCACATGCGGAAGAGGACCCGGACGCAGAAGTGCTCAGCCCACAGTGCTTGCAACGCCAGAGTTGAGATCAACGAACGGGACCGCATCGACTACTTCAACCCTTCTCAGGCCCTCTTCTCTGATCATTGCCGTGCAGTCGCTAGCAGGTACCATCTCTGCGATGGTGTCGTCAAGAAAGAGTCCGTCCAAGACATCAGCTTCGACGTGGTCCAAGGCATCTCTGTCAACGACGAACCCCTCTTCACAGTCACCACAGACCGGGGCCCTCAGTATGCCCGAACCGTCGTCCTCTCTGTCGGACCAGCAAATCAACCTTCCATCCCACGTCACGCCTTCAAAGCCTTCTCGGCAACAGAATCCCTCCCTCAAGTCTGCCACAGCACCCAAATCGAAACCTTCCCCGACACCGTCGTTCGCACCAGGATGACCAACGGCCAGAGAACCAAGGTCCT
Proteins encoded in this window:
- a CDS encoding hypothetical protein (COG:S; EggNog:ENOG503P02C) codes for the protein MPDTSRQTLPHVHDVIIIGAGPCGLAVAARLREKAPGAIFTDEEHRRHRFLHRYGRSMPLKQVRNGRVTCCGRPTASDTQDLDITVLDATHDDWCGRWNKLFKCYDIEHLRSPMFWHVSPVDRDALLGYAYSQNRENELLEIHHCVGKEVSKHMRKRTRTQKCSAHSACNARVEINERDRIDYFNPSQALFSDHCRAVASRYHLCDGVVKKESVQDISFDVVQGISVNDEPLFTVTTDRGPQYARTVVLSVGPANQPSIPRHAFKAFSATESLPQVCHSTQIETFPDTVVRTRMTNGQRTKVLVIGGGLTSAQLSDLAIRKGVTKVWHLMRSPIAIKTFDVELSWMSKYRNLEQAYFYSADTDEERLQMVRAARGGGSIPPRYHKKLKDHISRGRLELRTETKLVNAQFVTTEAGGRWKVETEPAIEGIPSFDFIYFATGIETDVAALPYLQTMRETHPIDEMGGLPCLTEQLKWKDDVPLFVTGRLASLRLGAAGPNLGGARTGAERIALAIQEHFEECKREDKISGDIAAADKDENEWERFVLGRGSKYSCLVEH